A stretch of Rubinisphaera margarita DNA encodes these proteins:
- a CDS encoding WD40 domain-containing protein, protein MCLFAMLKTWGRFLGILQRLRRPDSRAVRATQGWGRSLICALLALTCASSVKAAEESSVEFATHVQPLLTKYCLGCHSGAEPDGGMRLDQPEMLSQPFRDELAAIVPGDAEASLIIRLMKGMDEPKMPPEDEPAPSTEEIGLIAQWINAGAHGAAEAMALSTPRIELTAPERVPSFSSAWHPQGKRVAIGRQNRCEVVEADTRDVVAIWDDFPGAVNRVQFSADGSKLFCASGQPGLYGELRCYDVASQALLWQRRGHEDAIYALAGPTVNGTLATGSYDRTIVLWNAESGEKLGTLTGHHGSVNALAFHPDGRILASAADDSTVKLWDVEQQSRLDTLSEPTMAQTCVSFHPSGRVLVAGGKDKRVRIWSMTGGNAEHRHPLLYTRFAHDAAVLALAFSEAGEILVTTAEDRTTKAWEAETFTQLKSLPRQADWVTSLAAAGSPPRLLTTRLDGSWSVSRLDVRVGETELAEPFSLLPTPKPASLDGETRTVEEVEPNDGAEEAQELTLPVVVQGVLNRDGAADEDYYAFSASAGESFVLETKASRNKSPADTKLEVLTAAGEKIEALQLRAIRDSYVTFRPIDSDRNGVRMHNWEEVRLNDYIYMNGEIVRVERLPQGPDSDFQFYSLGGKRRAYFGTTGLAHALDEPIYVVEPYRPGDEFVENGLPVFPVYFENDDEGTHRLGHDSRVLFTAPETGSFRVRVSDVRRFGGAEYKYELTVRAAQPDFQASLSAAELKIPRGSGTRLTIRLERIDGFEGDVRVDFDQVPAGVKIASPIVVQAGHWEADTTVCVAADADAVSEDVLKQMTVVATAEINGRSVEHAVSGFKKIELLDPAKVELNLVVTADQDSPAFDAAPVELTIAPGQTITAVLRMDRNGFNGGLKQDVLNLPHGIIVDNIGLSGILIRENETERQIFLTASDWVAEQDRWIFGMTQGQGNQTTLPVKLKVRKPEREKSVTIR, encoded by the coding sequence ATGTGCTTGTTTGCGATGCTGAAAACATGGGGCCGCTTTCTCGGCATTCTCCAGCGGCTGCGCCGCCCTGACAGCCGAGCTGTCAGGGCCACCCAGGGATGGGGGCGTTCTCTGATTTGTGCGTTGCTGGCGCTGACGTGTGCTTCTTCGGTGAAAGCCGCTGAGGAATCTTCGGTCGAGTTTGCGACGCATGTGCAGCCTTTGCTGACGAAGTATTGCCTGGGGTGTCATTCGGGGGCGGAGCCGGATGGCGGCATGCGGCTTGATCAGCCGGAGATGCTGTCGCAGCCGTTTCGTGATGAGCTGGCGGCGATTGTGCCGGGCGATGCGGAGGCGAGCCTGATCATCAGGTTGATGAAGGGGATGGACGAGCCGAAGATGCCGCCGGAGGATGAGCCGGCTCCCTCGACTGAGGAGATTGGTTTGATCGCGCAGTGGATCAACGCGGGGGCTCATGGAGCGGCGGAAGCGATGGCGCTGTCGACGCCAAGGATCGAGCTGACGGCGCCCGAGCGGGTGCCGTCGTTTTCTTCGGCGTGGCATCCGCAGGGGAAGCGGGTGGCGATTGGGCGTCAGAATCGTTGTGAGGTGGTCGAGGCGGACACCAGGGACGTGGTCGCGATCTGGGATGATTTTCCGGGCGCGGTCAATCGGGTGCAGTTCTCGGCAGACGGGTCGAAGCTGTTCTGTGCTTCGGGTCAACCGGGGTTGTATGGGGAGCTGCGGTGTTACGACGTGGCTTCGCAGGCACTGCTCTGGCAGCGGCGAGGGCATGAGGATGCGATCTATGCGCTGGCTGGTCCGACGGTAAACGGGACGCTGGCGACGGGGAGTTATGATCGGACGATCGTGCTGTGGAATGCTGAGTCGGGGGAGAAACTCGGCACGCTGACGGGGCATCATGGGAGTGTGAATGCGCTGGCGTTTCATCCCGACGGGCGGATTCTGGCGTCAGCAGCGGATGACAGCACGGTGAAGCTGTGGGATGTGGAGCAGCAATCGCGACTCGATACGCTGAGTGAGCCGACGATGGCGCAAACATGTGTGTCGTTTCATCCGTCGGGCCGCGTGCTGGTGGCGGGCGGGAAGGACAAGCGGGTGCGGATCTGGTCGATGACCGGCGGGAATGCGGAGCACAGGCATCCGCTGCTGTATACGCGGTTCGCTCACGATGCGGCAGTGCTGGCGCTGGCGTTCTCGGAAGCCGGGGAGATTCTGGTGACGACGGCGGAAGACCGGACGACGAAGGCGTGGGAAGCCGAGACGTTCACGCAGCTGAAGAGTCTGCCGCGGCAAGCGGACTGGGTAACGTCGCTGGCTGCGGCGGGGAGTCCACCTCGGTTGTTGACGACGCGACTGGATGGATCGTGGTCGGTGAGTCGGCTTGATGTTCGTGTCGGCGAAACCGAACTGGCGGAACCGTTCTCGCTGTTGCCGACGCCGAAGCCGGCCAGTCTCGACGGAGAGACGAGAACGGTCGAAGAAGTCGAGCCGAATGATGGAGCAGAGGAGGCGCAGGAGTTGACGCTGCCGGTGGTGGTTCAGGGGGTGTTGAATCGCGACGGCGCGGCTGATGAGGACTACTACGCGTTTTCCGCCAGTGCGGGAGAGTCGTTCGTGCTGGAGACGAAGGCCTCGCGGAACAAGTCGCCGGCAGATACGAAGCTCGAAGTGCTGACGGCGGCGGGCGAGAAGATCGAGGCGCTGCAGTTGAGAGCGATCCGGGATTCGTATGTGACGTTCCGTCCGATCGATTCGGATCGGAATGGCGTCCGGATGCACAACTGGGAAGAAGTCCGGCTCAATGATTACATCTACATGAATGGGGAAATCGTGCGGGTCGAGCGGTTGCCGCAGGGACCGGATTCGGACTTTCAGTTTTACAGTCTCGGGGGCAAACGGCGGGCATACTTCGGCACCACGGGGTTGGCGCATGCTCTGGATGAGCCGATTTATGTGGTTGAACCTTACCGGCCGGGAGATGAGTTCGTGGAGAACGGACTGCCGGTGTTCCCCGTGTATTTCGAGAATGACGATGAAGGGACGCATCGGCTGGGGCATGACTCGCGGGTGCTGTTCACGGCTCCTGAGACCGGCTCGTTTCGGGTGCGGGTCTCGGATGTCCGCAGGTTTGGCGGGGCGGAGTATAAGTACGAACTGACGGTGCGGGCGGCTCAGCCTGATTTTCAGGCGAGTCTGTCAGCAGCTGAGTTGAAGATTCCGCGCGGGAGTGGCACGCGGCTGACGATCAGACTGGAACGAATCGACGGGTTCGAAGGAGATGTGCGGGTCGATTTTGATCAGGTGCCGGCGGGGGTGAAGATTGCTTCCCCGATTGTCGTTCAAGCGGGGCACTGGGAGGCGGATACGACGGTTTGCGTGGCGGCTGATGCCGACGCCGTCAGCGAGGACGTGCTGAAGCAGATGACAGTCGTGGCGACGGCGGAGATCAATGGCCGTTCGGTCGAGCATGCGGTGAGTGGGTTCAAGAAGATTGAATTGCTGGATCCGGCCAAAGTGGAACTGAATCTGGTGGTGACGGCGGATCAGGACTCGCCGGCGTTTGATGCGGCTCCGGTGGAGCTGACGATCGCGCCGGGGCAGACGATTACCGCCGTGCTGCGAATGGACCGGAACGGGTTCAATGGCGGGCTGAAACAGGACGTGCTGAATCTGCCGCACGGGATCATTGTGGATAACATTGGCCTGAGCGGGATTCTGATTCGGGAGAATGAAACCGAACGGCAGATCTTTCTCACGGCGTCCGACTGGGTCGCCGAGCAGGATCGCTGGATTTTCGGCATGACCCAGGGGCAGGGAAATCAGACGACGCTGCCGGTGAAGTTAAAGGTGCGGAAGCCGGAGCGGGAGAAGTCCGTGACGATTCGTTAG
- a CDS encoding sugar phosphate isomerase/epimerase family protein: MHTSLNLSRRNLLQGAAAMAATWPLAGFAAESSGSDSLKGRMYKTLKIGMVKVPGSMTEKFQAVKEAGFDGIELQAPGYSIPEVNEAIKATGIPVDGNVCAGHWQVRHTDPSEAVRKQALETLKQALRDTHAVGGHTLLLVVGHGKDGTEDECWKRSVDNIAQAIPLAAELGVHLAIENVWNEFLYDHEGGSNQSAEKFVKYVDEFDSPWVGMQFDIGNHWKYGATGDWIRQLDQRIIKLDVKGFSRKAGKFTKVGEGDIDWADVRKSLLEINYHGWVAAEVAGGDLERLKEVSANLDRAFGLG, encoded by the coding sequence ATGCATACTTCCCTCAATCTCTCACGTCGGAATCTGCTTCAGGGAGCCGCGGCGATGGCGGCGACATGGCCGCTGGCCGGGTTTGCCGCGGAATCTTCCGGAAGCGATTCGCTGAAGGGGCGGATGTACAAGACGCTGAAGATCGGCATGGTGAAAGTGCCGGGGTCGATGACGGAGAAGTTTCAGGCGGTGAAGGAGGCGGGGTTCGATGGGATCGAACTGCAGGCCCCCGGCTATTCGATTCCTGAAGTCAATGAGGCGATCAAAGCGACCGGCATTCCGGTTGACGGGAACGTGTGTGCGGGGCACTGGCAGGTGCGGCACACCGATCCGAGTGAAGCGGTGCGGAAGCAGGCTCTGGAAACGTTGAAGCAGGCGCTGCGGGATACGCATGCCGTCGGAGGCCACACGCTGCTGCTGGTTGTGGGGCATGGGAAGGACGGGACCGAGGACGAGTGCTGGAAGCGTTCGGTCGACAATATCGCTCAGGCGATTCCGCTGGCGGCGGAGCTGGGCGTGCATCTGGCGATTGAGAATGTTTGGAACGAGTTTCTGTACGATCACGAAGGAGGCTCGAATCAATCGGCTGAGAAGTTCGTGAAGTATGTCGATGAATTCGATTCGCCGTGGGTGGGGATGCAGTTTGATATCGGCAACCACTGGAAGTACGGAGCGACCGGCGACTGGATTCGTCAGCTGGACCAGCGGATCATCAAGCTGGATGTGAAGGGGTTCTCGCGGAAAGCGGGCAAGTTTACGAAGGTGGGCGAAGGGGACATCGACTGGGCCGACGTGCGGAAATCGCTGCTGGAGATCAACTATCACGGCTGGGTGGCCGCGGAAGTGGCCGGTGGCGATCTGGAGCGGTTGAAGGAAGTGTCTGCGAATCTGGATCGAGCGTTCGGATTGGGTTGA
- a CDS encoding 3-keto-disaccharide hydrolase yields MRSICPTLIAAAIMLFSATVTSAEDNGWVSLMDGKTFDGWKINENEESWAIEDGAFVAKGERSHLFYVGDDRPFKNFEFKCQVKTMPNSNGGIYFHTKFQEEGWPKGGFECQVNNTYEKDPKKTGSLYAVTNILYDAPAVDNEWFDYQIIVKGNHVQTIINGDVCVDYYEPEGAQAGKAFERVLSSGTFALQAHDPGSKVYFRKIMVKRLPE; encoded by the coding sequence GTGCGTTCGATCTGTCCAACCCTGATTGCAGCCGCAATCATGCTCTTTTCCGCCACCGTCACCTCCGCCGAAGACAATGGCTGGGTTTCCCTGATGGACGGAAAGACATTTGATGGCTGGAAAATCAATGAAAACGAAGAGAGCTGGGCCATCGAAGACGGAGCTTTCGTCGCCAAAGGAGAACGCAGCCACCTCTTCTATGTCGGCGATGATCGGCCGTTCAAAAACTTCGAATTCAAATGCCAGGTCAAAACGATGCCCAACAGCAACGGCGGCATCTACTTCCACACAAAGTTCCAGGAAGAGGGCTGGCCCAAGGGCGGCTTCGAATGCCAGGTGAACAACACCTACGAAAAAGACCCCAAGAAAACCGGCTCTCTCTACGCCGTCACCAACATCCTCTACGATGCCCCGGCCGTCGACAACGAATGGTTCGATTACCAGATCATCGTCAAAGGCAATCACGTCCAGACCATCATCAACGGCGACGTCTGCGTCGACTACTACGAGCCCGAAGGGGCTCAAGCCGGCAAAGCCTTTGAACGTGTCCTGAGTTCCGGCACCTTCGCTCTGCAGGCTCATGACCCCGGCAGCAAGGTCTACTTCCGAAAAATTATGGTCAAGCGTCTTCCCGAATAA
- a CDS encoding sulfotransferase family protein produces the protein MSKPNGKSAAKPVRNSQRGLVIWHGMRMREFAKLVNVGAELHWSQLHRILPTLFMTAHNSIWYQVEQLRMKRKLEQTEVQPPIFVLGHWRSGTTFLHNLMTLDDRFTYPNLYQCIFPHHFLTTEKAMAGLTSFMVPKKRPMDNMQTGWKLPQEDEIALLLMTTYSPYRNLAFQGYRERYEKYFDFKEAPQEERDEWKRALMTLVKKLTIRNNKPVVLKSPGHTYRIEILRELFPDAKFVYIYRHPYDVIRSTIHLRGVMFQSNALGRLNLQSNEELIFEAYEQCIKTYEQDKKQIPEGHLYEVKYEELEKDPVGHMRAVYEGLDFPDFNVVQPKIEQYVAGQKEYKKNVFATDPHLAEVVNNRMKFVLDAYGYDPVA, from the coding sequence ATGTCGAAGCCGAACGGGAAAAGTGCTGCCAAGCCGGTCCGCAATTCACAGCGCGGGCTGGTGATCTGGCATGGAATGCGGATGCGGGAATTCGCCAAACTGGTGAACGTGGGAGCGGAACTCCACTGGAGTCAACTGCATCGCATTTTGCCAACGCTGTTCATGACGGCGCATAACTCGATCTGGTATCAGGTCGAACAGCTGCGAATGAAGCGGAAACTGGAGCAGACCGAGGTGCAGCCGCCAATTTTCGTGCTGGGGCACTGGCGGTCGGGAACGACGTTTCTGCACAACCTGATGACGCTGGATGACCGGTTCACGTATCCGAACCTGTATCAGTGCATCTTTCCGCATCACTTCCTGACGACCGAAAAGGCGATGGCGGGGCTGACCAGTTTCATGGTGCCGAAGAAGCGGCCGATGGACAACATGCAGACCGGCTGGAAACTGCCGCAGGAAGACGAAATTGCGCTGCTGCTGATGACGACGTATTCGCCGTACCGGAACTTGGCGTTTCAGGGATATCGGGAGCGGTACGAGAAGTACTTCGACTTCAAGGAGGCTCCGCAGGAGGAACGCGACGAGTGGAAGCGGGCGCTGATGACGCTCGTGAAGAAGCTGACGATTCGGAACAACAAGCCGGTCGTGTTGAAGTCGCCGGGGCATACGTATCGCATTGAGATTCTGCGAGAGCTGTTCCCGGATGCGAAGTTCGTTTACATCTATCGGCATCCTTACGACGTCATTCGTTCGACGATCCACCTGCGTGGAGTGATGTTCCAGTCGAACGCGCTGGGGCGGCTGAATCTGCAAAGCAACGAAGAGTTGATCTTCGAGGCGTACGAGCAGTGCATCAAGACGTACGAGCAGGACAAGAAGCAGATTCCCGAGGGGCATCTGTATGAAGTGAAGTACGAAGAGCTGGAGAAGGATCCGGTCGGACATATGAGGGCGGTTTACGAAGGGCTCGACTTCCCGGACTTCAACGTCGTGCAGCCGAAGATCGAGCAGTATGTCGCCGGTCAGAAAGAGTACAAGAAGAATGTGTTCGCGACCGATCCGCATCTGGCGGAGGTTGTGAATAACCGGATGAAATTTGTGCTCGATGCTTACGGGTATGACCCGGTGGCGTAG
- a CDS encoding GGDEF domain-containing protein, translating into MDFTIALQLPALSREMMLVIILVPLALAVGFAFGLLYERWYQSAALQRASKRFEKLFKHVSGCLDHAERACSLLQRKAAQQKLTPGQTAHLGDARESLMRQMTQLIDSSAAPSATSSPPARRKTFRAPRWSKYPVDSRTDLPDFTAWQQNLKKLNRSLAGTSATCGVIFIQLDHFSRLAQHNGQPAVNGFLRQTASIALRRFRSEDLLCQATDDLLIGLLPDISRDAVRHIADRIRGELRNTLFVHPDTEQQIFVTATFGCTTFTNTDCSLEELQDLLWQRGQSSLRTSPRHGRCQLREVHPDGSIQLIAS; encoded by the coding sequence ATGGACTTCACGATCGCCTTACAACTGCCTGCTCTCAGCCGCGAGATGATGCTCGTCATCATCCTCGTCCCGCTCGCACTGGCAGTCGGGTTCGCCTTCGGCCTGCTTTATGAACGCTGGTATCAGTCCGCCGCTCTGCAACGCGCCAGCAAACGATTTGAAAAACTGTTCAAGCATGTCTCAGGCTGCCTCGATCACGCCGAGCGTGCCTGTAGTCTTCTGCAGCGAAAAGCGGCTCAACAGAAGCTGACTCCCGGTCAGACGGCTCATCTCGGCGATGCCCGCGAAAGTCTCATGCGACAGATGACCCAACTCATCGACAGCTCGGCCGCTCCCTCGGCGACCAGCTCCCCCCCGGCTCGCCGCAAAACCTTCCGAGCACCGCGATGGTCAAAATACCCGGTCGATTCCCGAACTGATCTGCCCGACTTCACCGCCTGGCAGCAGAATCTCAAAAAGCTGAATCGCAGTCTCGCAGGCACATCAGCCACCTGCGGCGTCATCTTCATTCAGCTCGATCACTTCTCACGTCTGGCCCAGCACAACGGCCAGCCCGCCGTCAACGGATTCCTCCGCCAGACCGCCTCCATCGCCCTCCGCAGATTCCGCTCCGAAGACCTGCTCTGCCAGGCCACCGACGATCTGCTCATCGGCCTGCTACCCGACATCTCACGTGATGCCGTCCGCCACATCGCCGATCGAATCCGCGGGGAACTTCGCAACACGCTTTTCGTTCACCCAGATACCGAGCAGCAGATCTTCGTCACCGCCACGTTCGGCTGCACAACCTTCACCAATACCGACTGCTCCCTCGAGGAACTGCAGGACCTGCTCTGGCAGCGCGGACAATCCTCCCTCCGCACCAGCCCAAGACATGGCCGCTGCCAACTCCGAGAAGTCCACCCCGACGGCTCCATCCAACTCATCGCCAGCTGA
- a CDS encoding plastocyanin/azurin family copper-binding protein translates to MITLRNLALAFLLLTVPVLAQEHQHDHADHLAAPDIKPPKIFLDKSERIVWYQLDRLDNPRLLLVERGTDDPKYKPVFTAILIRDAMSPQYREEALDALVKLNSSDPVTELLAAFDRLDTESAASRRTATQLANLLLRQKPETLASQSGKFEQLVSAESPLQRAISHAALISIGQQDKAWQLASASPAKAADWLAGVRLIPQVEIRNQVRHQILTLTDKPHSVELRRDALNTLATLNGQPAETFATVAELVAEPQIRDAGISVLLAIPAEHRDPQIARELAERFIKVAENTPPARRTTDPFLRMMQLTDQLLAKLPVDLARTYRQRLREVAVRVVLIHTVEEEMRYDIPYFAVEAGRSVQIVLQNEDLMPHNLVITTPGSLQKVAEEGLAVGPQGVDGGKAYVPKSPDVLHATTMVQPHQKDRLTITAPTESGEYPYVCTFPRHWMRMYGVMIVVPDLDAWLQNPTVPTDPIGSTRSFVQSWKVEDFTSDLPDGLRGRTPEIGHKLFTEATCALCHRLNNQGGAVGPDLTQVYHRWKGNSEAVLREILDPSHRIDDKYAMNVVITADGQVFSGLVVAEDKTSISLLENPEAKEPRKIPRSEIEDIVKSTQSMMPKALLDRFTRDEILEILALLQTTAAQHPPQPSE, encoded by the coding sequence ATGATCACGCTCCGAAACCTCGCGCTCGCTTTCCTGCTCCTGACTGTGCCTGTTCTCGCACAGGAGCATCAGCACGATCATGCCGACCATTTGGCCGCTCCCGACATCAAGCCGCCGAAGATCTTTCTCGACAAGAGCGAACGAATCGTCTGGTATCAGCTCGATCGCCTCGACAACCCCCGACTCCTCCTCGTCGAACGCGGAACCGATGACCCCAAATACAAGCCAGTCTTCACCGCCATCCTCATCCGCGATGCCATGTCGCCTCAGTATCGAGAAGAAGCTCTCGATGCACTCGTGAAACTCAACAGTTCCGATCCAGTCACCGAACTCCTGGCCGCCTTCGATCGTCTCGATACCGAATCCGCGGCCAGCCGTAGAACCGCCACGCAACTCGCCAATCTTCTGCTTCGTCAGAAGCCCGAAACCCTCGCCAGCCAGAGCGGCAAGTTCGAACAACTCGTCTCGGCCGAAAGCCCGCTCCAGCGAGCCATCTCTCACGCCGCCCTCATCAGCATCGGCCAACAGGACAAAGCCTGGCAGCTCGCTTCGGCGTCGCCAGCCAAAGCGGCTGACTGGCTCGCCGGCGTCCGCCTTATCCCACAGGTCGAAATCCGCAATCAGGTTCGCCACCAGATCCTCACACTCACCGACAAGCCGCACTCTGTCGAACTCCGCCGCGATGCGCTGAACACTCTCGCCACACTCAACGGCCAGCCCGCGGAAACGTTTGCCACGGTTGCCGAACTCGTTGCGGAACCTCAGATTCGCGATGCCGGCATCTCCGTTCTGCTCGCCATCCCGGCTGAACACCGCGATCCGCAGATCGCCCGTGAACTGGCCGAACGATTCATCAAAGTCGCGGAGAATACCCCGCCAGCTCGACGAACGACCGATCCTTTTCTCCGCATGATGCAGCTGACCGACCAGCTTCTCGCCAAGCTCCCCGTCGATCTGGCCCGCACGTATCGCCAGCGACTCCGCGAAGTCGCCGTTCGGGTCGTTCTCATCCACACCGTGGAAGAGGAAATGCGATATGACATCCCTTACTTCGCTGTTGAAGCCGGTCGCTCCGTGCAGATTGTCCTGCAGAACGAAGACCTGATGCCGCACAATCTCGTCATCACCACGCCCGGCTCGTTGCAGAAAGTCGCTGAAGAAGGTCTCGCGGTCGGCCCTCAGGGCGTCGACGGCGGCAAAGCCTACGTCCCCAAATCGCCGGACGTCCTCCACGCCACCACCATGGTTCAGCCCCACCAGAAAGACCGGCTGACCATCACCGCCCCCACCGAGTCGGGCGAGTATCCTTACGTCTGCACCTTTCCGCGACACTGGATGCGCATGTACGGCGTCATGATCGTCGTCCCCGACCTCGATGCCTGGCTGCAGAACCCCACCGTTCCCACAGACCCGATCGGCAGCACCCGCTCCTTCGTTCAGTCGTGGAAAGTCGAAGACTTCACGTCCGATCTCCCCGACGGTCTACGAGGCCGCACGCCGGAAATCGGCCACAAACTTTTCACCGAAGCCACCTGTGCCCTCTGTCATCGCCTCAATAATCAGGGAGGAGCCGTCGGCCCCGATCTCACCCAGGTCTACCACCGCTGGAAAGGCAATTCCGAAGCCGTCCTCCGTGAGATCCTCGATCCCTCTCACCGCATCGACGACAAGTACGCCATGAACGTCGTCATCACCGCCGACGGACAGGTCTTCTCCGGCCTCGTCGTCGCCGAAGACAAAACCAGCATCTCCCTGCTCGAAAACCCCGAAGCCAAGGAACCCCGCAAGATCCCCCGCAGCGAGATCGAAGACATCGTCAAATCGACCCAGTCGATGATGCCCAAAGCGCTCCTCGACCGCTTCACCCGCGACGAAATCCTCGAAATCCTCGCCCTCCTCCAGACAACCGCCGCCCAGCATCCCCCACAACCCAGCGAATAA
- a CDS encoding YkgJ family cysteine cluster protein produces the protein MSDSVWYQEGLRFQCTQCGNCCTGGPGAVWVTEEEIREIAEHLKKPIGEIRLMHTRPLRGKTSLNEFPNGDCTFFDGHTRTCKIYPARPKQCRTWPFWDSNLADEEAWNSLKQSCPGINQGNLVPLETIQQRAAEVHI, from the coding sequence ATGTCCGATTCCGTCTGGTATCAGGAAGGCCTCCGGTTCCAATGCACCCAATGCGGCAACTGCTGCACCGGAGGACCGGGAGCGGTCTGGGTGACCGAAGAAGAAATCCGCGAGATCGCCGAGCATCTCAAGAAACCGATCGGCGAAATCCGCCTCATGCATACCCGCCCGCTCCGCGGAAAAACGTCACTCAACGAGTTCCCGAACGGGGACTGCACTTTCTTCGATGGCCACACGCGCACCTGCAAAATCTACCCGGCTCGTCCCAAGCAATGTCGCACATGGCCGTTCTGGGATTCCAACCTCGCCGATGAAGAGGCCTGGAACTCGCTGAAACAATCCTGTCCCGGCATCAACCAGGGCAATCTGGTTCCACTGGAGACGATCCAGCAAAGAGCCGCCGAAGTTCATATCTGA
- a CDS encoding cob(I)yrinic acid a,c-diamide adenosyltransferase gives MVYLNNITTKTGDGGTTRLGDGSEVSKFDIRIETLGTIEELNAHLGFALAQGIAAPWHDRLRKVQNDLFDLGADLCIPAESDVSSPFRFNQSQTNRLDNWMVEINRKLPPLTSFILPGGTLAAASVHLARTVCRRAERILWQLAAEHEVPKDACIYLNRLSDLLFQISRIIDDPGNPAPLWVPSPAPKA, from the coding sequence ATGGTCTATCTGAACAACATCACGACAAAAACCGGCGACGGCGGCACCACCCGTCTCGGCGACGGCTCCGAAGTTTCCAAGTTCGACATCCGCATCGAAACGCTCGGCACCATCGAAGAACTCAACGCTCACCTCGGCTTCGCTCTCGCTCAGGGAATCGCCGCCCCCTGGCACGATCGACTTCGCAAAGTCCAGAACGATCTCTTCGACCTCGGAGCCGATCTCTGCATCCCCGCCGAATCCGATGTCAGCTCCCCGTTCCGGTTCAACCAGTCCCAGACCAACCGGCTGGACAACTGGATGGTCGAAATTAACCGCAAGCTGCCGCCGCTCACCAGTTTCATCCTCCCCGGCGGCACGCTCGCTGCTGCGTCAGTCCACCTCGCCAGAACCGTGTGTCGCCGTGCCGAACGCATTCTCTGGCAGCTCGCAGCCGAACACGAAGTCCCAAAAGATGCCTGCATCTATCTGAACCGCCTTTCCGATCTGCTCTTTCAGATCTCCCGCATCATCGACGATCCCGGCAACCCCGCCCCGCTCTGGGTTCCCTCGCCCGCTCCCAAGGCGTAA